A genomic segment from Branchiostoma floridae strain S238N-H82 chromosome 7, Bfl_VNyyK, whole genome shotgun sequence encodes:
- the LOC118420176 gene encoding LOW QUALITY PROTEIN: gamma-aminobutyric acid type B receptor subunit 2-like (The sequence of the model RefSeq protein was modified relative to this genomic sequence to represent the inferred CDS: inserted 2 bases in 1 codon), giving the protein MDGQDRRTVYIGGLFALSGSSYASKGFSELAAARLAIKHVNEAKMIPGIKLKMFCNNTQCDSGVGIDAFFDMIYRETGXMAMLLGAHCSSVSKSLAQVVPLWNLVMVSYASTSPALSDRKLFPTFFRTEAPDSSHNAARRAFIQYFDWQNVAVLYQDQEMFSFSVDAMVQDFEDANISLISTESFSDDPSEQMNNLKERDARIIIGSFEEGMARTVFCKAFQLGMYGRKYVWILLGWYRTGWWLSGSETVCSAEQLSMATEGYFSVDTLDTVDKKRTLPSGVTVQEVYKELGNLGLSKSGGHVENSYDAVLAIALTLAEAQKQLTAQTVSGDGGLEYWRQNETDHPLPNSTLGDEMPDGKGTSGVVDFDYQDSDMSQMFQDIMSSLKFTGLSGPVSFLEGDRVGPSVFYQNQDGAMRKVAVHYNEQDNLDLHAEGCFPVVWQGYSVPADKVTIVAKFVYIDSNALYIVGVISITAVVMAINFLIFNIRHRNMKYIKLSSPKLNNVIVIGCILVYCGVILWGADGSHVPADAFPLLCTARAFLFSSGFSLAFGAMFAKTYRVHKVAIKLTFVIGNKMLRDGRLLLFVGALFLLDGIVILAWVLLDPMNRQVELLPLEASPYSENVMVLPKVEHCYSTHMDKWLAAIYIYKGLLLTIGVFLAWETRKVRIMVMNDSRHIVLNIYNVVVMSVILVAISNVAAMGQTMTYVIMSSSVLSSTTLALCVLFVPKMMALRRHPERDPIDEAAGLQMMGRSRRLTVTDEKEVLFRAEILNRVFKQEVRQLDSMIKKLEKAIKNPSKMDSFDIEVLLEEPQSHKRPTPDSPPLLDFKPREKSTVKRAVSFSGDLVDKHSGVVIDAVSVTSLSGRTNFTECSDSESDGLVQSDLAQAQCGNTATEKDGVMKILRTNYNKHKFTVEPPIYSAIYSSTNRAERFQEDSKNGKATELNSICKRMRLSEPILNIDDSNCPYFLEFRGGRTKSRKRYWADSHFCPEASCGKLHKKALSENFVIT; this is encoded by the exons TGCGACTCTGGCGTGGGAATAGACGCGTTTTTTGACATGATCTACCGGGAAACCGG CATGGCCATGCTGCTAGGGGCTCACTGCTCGTCTGTGTCCAAGTCTCTTGCCCAGGTAGTTCCGCTCTGGAATCTGGTCATG GTCTCGTACGCATCAACATCACCCGCCTTGAGTGACCGAAAGTTGTTCCCGACCTTCTTCCGGACTGAAGCACCGGACTCTTCCCACAATGCAGCACGTCGTGCCTTCATCCAGTACTTTGATTGGCAGAATGTGGCAGTTCTGTACCAGGACCAAGAGATGTTTTCATTT TCTGTTGACGCCATGGTCCAAGACTTCGAAGATGCAAACATCTCACTGATCTCCACAGAGAGCTTCTCCGATGACCCCTCTGAGCAGATGAACAATTTGAAG GAAAGAGACGCTCGCATAATCATCGGCAGTTTTGAAGAGGGTATGGCCAGAACTGTGTTCTGTAAG GCCTTCCAGCTCGGCATGTATGGAAGGAAGTACGTGTGGATCCTGTTGGGATGGTATCGGACAGGATGGTGGCTATCGGGGAGCGAGACGGTGTGCTCGGCGGAGCAACTGTCCATGGCCACCGAAGGATACTTCTCGGTAGACACGCTAGATACCGTCGACAAGAAGCGAACCCTGCCGAGTGGAGTC ACTGTGCAAGAAGTCTACAAAGAACTTGGCAACCTCGGTTTGTCCAAGAGTGGCGGCCACGTTGAAAACTCCTACGATGCAGTCCTGGCAATAGCACTGACTTTGGCCGAGGCACAGAAACAGCTAACAGCCCAGACAGTCAGCGGTGACGGCGGACTGGAGTATTGGAGGCAAAATGAAACTGACCATCCACTGCCGAACAGCACCCTGGGAGACGAAATGCCTGATGGGAAAGGAACGTCGGGAGTGGTCGACTTCGACTACCAAGACAGTGACAtgagtcagatgtttcaagaCATCATGTCGTCACTGAAATTTACCGGACTTTCG GGTCCGGTGTCGTTTCTCGAAGGAGATAGAGTGGGTCCATCTGTCTTCTACCAGAATCAAG ATGGAGCCATGAGGAAAGTGGCGGTGCACTACAATGAACAGGACAACTTAGATCTTCACGCCGAAGGCTGCTTTCCTGTCGTTTGGCAAG GCTACTCTGTACCGGCTGACAAAGTAACCATTGTGGCGAAGTTTGTGTACATTGATAGCAACGCCCTCTATATAGTGGGAGTCATCAGCATTACTGCAGTCGTCATGGCGATTAACTTCCTGATATTCAACATTAGACATCGAAATATGAA atACATCAAGTTGTCCAGCCCAAAGTTGAACAATGTGATAGTGATCGGCTGTATCCTGGTGTACTGTGGAGTCATCCTGTGGGGAGCGGACGGCAGCCATGTTCCCGCCGACGCCTTCCCCTTGCTCTGTACG GCACGTGCCTTTCTCTTCTCATCCGGGTTCTCTCTGGCCTTCGGCGCCATGTTTGCAAAGACTTACCGTGTTCACAAGGTGGCTATCAAGCTCACGTTTGTCATCGGGAACAAG ATGTTACGTGACGGAAGGCTGTTGTTGTTCGTCGGGGCGCTGTTCCTACTGGACGGTATAGTCATTCTGGCCTGGGTGCTGCTGGACCCCATGAACCGCCAGGTGGAGCTGCTGCCACTTGAG GCATCTCCGTACAGTGAAAATGTGATGGTCCTGCCTAAAGTAGAACACTGTTACTCCACACACATGGACAAGTGGCTGGCCGCTATCTACATCTACAAGGGACTGCTACTCACTATCGGGGTGTTCTTAGCATGGGAGACTAGGAAG GTACGAATAATGGTCATGAACGATTCCCGCCACATTGTCCTCAACATCTACAACGTGGTGGTGATGAGCGTCATTCTGGTTGCCATTAGCAACGTGGCTGCCATGGGACAGACGATGACGTACGTCATCATGTCGTCATCGGTTCTTTCGTCTACCACCCTTGCTCTGTGCGTGCTGTTTGTGCCCAAG ATGATGGCGTTACGTAGACACCCAGAGCGGGACCCGATAGACGAGGCGGCGGGACTACAGATGATGGGACGGTCCCGCAGGCTCACGGTCACCGACGAGAAGGAAGTTCTCTTCCGGGCAGAGATACTCAACCGCGTCTTCAAACAGGAAGTCAGACAG CTGGATTCCATGATAAAGAAGCTGGAAAAGGCCATAAAGAATCCTTCCAAAATGGACAGCTTCGACATCGAGGTACTTCTGGAAGAGCCACAGAGCCACAAAAGGCCAACCCCAGATTCGCCACCTCTGCTTGACTTCAAACCACGAGAGAAGTCAACTGTAAAAAGAGCTGTGTCCTTTTCGGGTGATTTGGTTGATAAACACTCTGGTGTGGTTATCGACGCGGTGTCAGTGACGTCACTCTCTGGGAGAACCAACTTCACCGAATGTTCCGACAGCGAATCGGACGGCTTGGTTCAGTCTGATCTCGCGCAGGCGCAGTGCGGTAACACCGCCACGGAGAAAGATGGCGTCATGAAGATTTTGAGAACTAATTATAATAAGCACAAATTTACTGTAGAACCACCTATCTACAGTGCTATTTATTCTAGCACAAACCGGGCTGAAAGATTCCAGGAGGACTCTAAAAACGGCAAAGCTACAGAACTTAACTCCATCTGCAAAAGAATGCGTCTTTCTGAACCCATTTTAAACATCGATGATAGCAATTGTCCATACTTCTTAGAATTTAGGGGTGGTAGAACGAAATCCAGGAAAAGGTATTGGGCTGACAGTCACTTTTGCCCAGAGGCCAGTTGTGGCAAATTACACAAGAAAGCTTTGTCAGAAAATTTCGTTATAACCTAG